From the genome of Geminicoccaceae bacterium:
AGTGACGCGTCGAGAAAGTTCTCCGTTTCGGAGGTCAACGGCAGCAGGCAGACGAGCATTTCGCAGCCGGAGAGAAAATCACCAAGTGCGGAAGTTCCCGCGAAGCACTCCACGTTGTCGATGACCTTGCGGCTGCGGCTCCACCCGCGTACGGCAAAGCCGTTGGCCGCCAGTCTCGATGCCGTGGCGGTCCCCAGTTCGCCCAGGCCCATGATTCCCACCGTGCGCTCGAAGGAAGGCTTCGGCAAATGGAGGTTCCACTCGCAGCGGCGCTGCTGGGCCGCATAGATGTGCAGGTCGCGATGATAGCGCAGCACATGGGCGAGCACGAATTCGGTCATGCCGTCGGTCAGCGAACGGTCGATCATCCGGCAAAGCGGCAGGTCGGGCAGGCTCGGGTCCTGCAGCATCGCATCGACGCCCGCCGCCAGCGAGAGGATGGCTTTCAGGTTGGGCAGGCTGGCCAGCAAGCCTGGTGGCGGGAGCCAGACCAGCGCAGCCTCGATGTCCCCGACGTCGCCCAGGTCCGGATGAATGCGGAAATCCAGATCGGGCTCCAGCCGTTTCAGGGCGGCTTCCCAGCTCGCCGGATCGTCATCATTGCTGTACCACAGGAGCGCCATGGGTCTCTTTCGGAGATGTGATGTTTCCGTTACCCGACTTGTGCAA
Proteins encoded in this window:
- a CDS encoding glyoxylate/hydroxypyruvate reductase A, which codes for MALLWYSNDDDPASWEAALKRLEPDLDFRIHPDLGDVGDIEAALVWLPPPGLLASLPNLKAILSLAAGVDAMLQDPSLPDLPLCRMIDRSLTDGMTEFVLAHVLRYHRDLHIYAAQQRRCEWNLHLPKPSFERTVGIMGLGELGTATASRLAANGFAVRGWSRSRKVIDNVECFAGTSALGDFLSGCEMLVCLLPLTSETENFLDASLFARLPRGAILIHVGRGRQLVERDLINALDRGHLAAAALDVTPVEPLPAQSPLWRHPAIDLTPHAASYCHPSTAAENVIDNLRRLRRGDELRGVVDRSRGY